ACATCCGTAGATGTTATTATCCATCTTCTCCCTGAGATCAAATGGAATCTTTCCCCTGAATTCTATAGTAAGATATGAAATGCATAAATTCGAATCCAGGACATATGGATTTCTAAGCGCATTTGTTGGACATACATCTAAACACATGGTACATGTCCCACACCTGTCAGGAACGGGACTATCATAATCTAGTTCAAAATCTGTTATTATTTCACCTAGAAAAATCCAGGAACCTATATCCTGGTTTATTAAACATGTGTTTTTCCCATACCAACCAATCCCGGAATACTTTCCATAAACCCTCTCCAGTACTGGCCCCGTATCGACATACAGACGCGATTTTATATCTTTTGGAGCAATTTCCCTGACATGTCCTTCAAGCAAGAGTAACCGCTCGTTCATAACATCATGATAATCGTCACCCCATGCATAACGTGAAATCCAACCTCTATTCTTATCTGTTTGATCAATCGAATAAGGATAATCCGTGTTGTAATTCATTCCACATGAAATTACAGATCTTGCGTCAGGAAGTATATTCTTTATGTTTTCTCTTTTTTCGGGATCCCTTTCCATATATTTCATCTCCCCTGCGAAACCCCTCGCCAGCCACTCTTTGTAAAACTGATTTTCGGGAAATGAATCCACTGGAGAGATACCCACCAAATCAAACCCGATCTCCAAGGCCTTATCTTTAATGGATTTTGTAAGACTAACTGTATCCACAAAGGTTTATTGTATCATGGCAGCTATTCGACAGCTAATGCTTATCATTCTATTCATGCAATTAACAAACAATAAATGTGAGGGGATTAAAAGAAACCAAATAGGGACAACATGCGTCCCATCTATCCTTTTAGCCGAACATTATCAAGAAGATGCATCTGTGGGGCCACACTTCGACGGGCTCTGCGATTGATTCAGGACGGGTGATCGGCTATTTTCAGGTCAACACCTAACCACATTCAACCTAAACAACTCGTCCTGAGCAGTGAGTCCTGAGTTCCGAGGATATTGAAGGAACGAAGAATCGAACTGTTGAGGGATGTCATGCCTTAAGTATTTTCACACTTCGACAGGCTCAGCACAGGCGCTTCGACAGGCTCAGCACAGGCACTTCGACAGGCTCAGCACAGGCACTTCGACAGGCTCAGCACAGGCACTTCGACAGGCTCAGCACAGGCACTTCGACGAGCTCAGTGTGAACGGGTTTATACTCTCCTAATATGATATCGTAAGTCCAAGCCGTGCATCCTGAGCCCAGTCAAAGGATGATATATAAGAATTTGAATAAA
This region of Thermodesulfobacteriota bacterium genomic DNA includes:
- the queG gene encoding tRNA epoxyqueuosine(34) reductase QueG, encoding MDTVSLTKSIKDKALEIGFDLVGISPVDSFPENQFYKEWLARGFAGEMKYMERDPEKRENIKNILPDARSVISCGMNYNTDYPYSIDQTDKNRGWISRYAWGDDYHDVMNERLLLLEGHVREIAPKDIKSRLYVDTGPVLERVYGKYSGIGWYGKNTCLINQDIGSWIFLGEIITDFELDYDSPVPDRCGTCTMCLDVCPTNALRNPYVLDSNLCISYLTIEFRGKIPFDLREKMDNNIYGCDICQDVCPWNRKAKVSESESFQPRNPLYNPDLVYLSQLSIEEFRRVFKNSPVKRAKRKGFLRNVMVAMGNSGSEAFIPYIEEALKDDEPLIRAHAVWALWKLEGNESYDTLSKHLNVETDNSVREEIESILEKIGS